From one Rhodovulum sp. ES.010 genomic stretch:
- a CDS encoding LysR family transcriptional regulator: MNWDDMRLFLAVARAESLTGAGKTLRLDPATLGRRIARLEEALGTALFARSPRGYGLTEAGERLMSRAVQAEQALTEGAEEIRGQPGQLTGSVRIGAPDGVANFLLPQVAASICDANPGLEVQIVALPRVFNLSRREADMAIAVSPPETGRLTVQRITDYRLHLVAHRDYLARHPPVRGFDDLRGHRIVGYIPDMIFDSELDYLSEIGVERVTLASNSVSVQLNWLRAGAGLGIVHDFAIPAAPGLVKVLSETVSLKRSFYMIRHGDDRKLARLTRFAGLLSEGLRAEVARLELQAA, translated from the coding sequence ATGAACTGGGATGACATGCGGCTGTTCCTGGCGGTGGCGCGCGCCGAAAGCCTGACCGGGGCGGGCAAGACGCTGCGGCTGGACCCCGCGACGCTGGGCCGACGGATCGCGCGGCTTGAAGAGGCGCTGGGCACTGCGCTTTTCGCGCGGTCGCCGCGCGGCTATGGCCTGACCGAGGCTGGCGAGCGGCTGATGTCGCGCGCGGTCCAGGCCGAGCAGGCGCTGACCGAGGGCGCCGAGGAGATCCGCGGCCAGCCGGGGCAGTTGACCGGCTCGGTCCGGATCGGGGCGCCGGACGGGGTGGCGAATTTCCTGCTGCCGCAGGTCGCCGCTTCGATCTGCGACGCCAACCCGGGGCTCGAGGTGCAGATCGTCGCGCTGCCCCGGGTCTTCAACCTCAGCCGCCGCGAGGCCGACATGGCGATCGCGGTCAGCCCGCCCGAGACCGGGCGTCTCACGGTGCAGCGGATCACCGATTACCGGCTGCACCTTGTCGCCCATCGCGACTACCTGGCGCGCCATCCGCCGGTCCGCGGGTTCGACGACCTCAGGGGGCACCGGATCGTTGGCTACATCCCCGACATGATCTTCGACAGCGAACTCGACTACCTGTCCGAGATCGGGGTCGAGCGGGTGACGCTCGCCTCGAACTCGGTCTCGGTGCAGCTGAACTGGCTGCGGGCCGGGGCGGGGTTGGGGATCGTCCACGATTTCGCGATCCCCGCTGCGCCGGGGCTGGTCAAGGTGCTCTCCGAAACGGTCTCGTTGAAGCGCAGCTTCTACATGATACGCCACGGCGACGACCGGAAACTCGCGCGGCTCACACGCTTTGCGGGCCTCCTGTCCGAGGGGCTCCGGGCGGAGGTTGCTCGGCTGGAGCTACAGGCGGCTTGA
- a CDS encoding CBS domain-containing protein: MQVHQILKAKLVPGVATVTPDTTISQAAAELAARRIGSLVVSPDNAAVAGILSERDIVRELGRRGAGILSEPVSAIMTREIKTCSLEDTADGVLAMMTEGRFRHMPVMDNGKMVALISIGDVVKARLSELSMEKDALQGMIMGF; the protein is encoded by the coding sequence ATGCAAGTCCACCAGATCCTGAAAGCCAAGCTCGTGCCCGGCGTGGCCACGGTGACGCCCGACACCACGATTTCGCAGGCCGCGGCCGAACTCGCCGCGCGGCGCATCGGCTCTCTGGTGGTCAGTCCCGACAATGCCGCGGTCGCCGGAATCCTGTCGGAACGCGATATCGTGCGCGAACTCGGCCGGCGCGGGGCCGGCATCCTGAGCGAACCCGTCTCCGCGATCATGACGCGCGAGATCAAGACCTGTTCGCTGGAGGACACGGCCGACGGGGTGCTGGCGATGATGACCGAGGGGCGCTTCCGCCACATGCCGGTGATGGACAATGGCAAGATGGTGGCGTTGATCTCGATCGGTGACGTGGTCAAGGCGCGCCTGTCCGAGCTGTCTATGGAGAAGGACGCGCTGCAGGGCATGATCATGGGGTTCTGA
- the coaD gene encoding pantetheine-phosphate adenylyltransferase has product MRIGLYPGTFDPLTLGHIDIITRACALVDRLVIGVAINRDKGPLFSLEERVDMIEAECGPLGQRTGTEVVAHPFENLLIDCARDVGATMIVRGLRAVADFEYEFQMVGMNRALDSSIETVFLMADARRQAIASKLVKEIARLGGDVSSFVTPAVRERLVAKFD; this is encoded by the coding sequence ATGCGCATCGGCCTTTATCCCGGCACCTTCGACCCGCTGACGCTCGGCCATATCGATATCATCACCCGGGCCTGCGCGCTGGTCGACCGCTTGGTGATCGGGGTCGCGATCAATCGTGACAAGGGGCCTCTGTTCTCGCTCGAAGAGCGCGTCGACATGATCGAGGCCGAATGCGGGCCGCTGGGGCAGCGCACCGGGACCGAGGTCGTCGCCCACCCGTTCGAGAACCTGCTGATCGACTGTGCCCGCGACGTGGGCGCCACGATGATCGTGCGCGGACTGAGGGCCGTTGCGGATTTCGAGTACGAGTTCCAGATGGTCGGCATGAACCGGGCGCTGGATTCCAGCATCGAAACGGTGTTCCTGATGGCCGATGCGCGCCGCCAGGCGATCGCCTCGAAGCTGGTCAAGGAGATTGCGCGGCTGGGCGGTGACGTCTCCAGCTTCGTCACGCCCGCGGTGCGCGAGCGGCTGGTCGCGAAGTTTGACTGA
- a CDS encoding cell division protein ZapA produces MPNVDIVIGGRSFEVACQTGEEPFLEAAARALDAEASALMGQNGRLPEARMLLMAGLMLADKTVGIEERLKGLEAKLSAAEAKIAELENAVPPEPERVEVPVVPPAVTETLAELAARAEALADRVTEKVMEDGAR; encoded by the coding sequence ATGCCTAACGTGGATATCGTGATCGGCGGCCGCAGCTTCGAGGTGGCCTGCCAGACGGGCGAAGAGCCGTTCCTCGAGGCCGCGGCGCGCGCCCTGGATGCCGAGGCGTCGGCGCTGATGGGGCAGAACGGGCGGTTGCCCGAGGCCCGCATGCTGCTGATGGCTGGGCTCATGCTCGCCGACAAGACCGTCGGGATCGAGGAGCGGCTGAAGGGGCTGGAGGCCAAGCTCTCGGCGGCCGAGGCGAAGATCGCGGAGTTGGAAAACGCGGTCCCGCCAGAACCGGAGCGCGTAGAAGTCCCGGTCGTGCCGCCGGCGGTTACCGAGACCCTTGCCGAGCTTGCGGCGCGGGCAGAAGCGCTTGCGGACCGGGTGACGGAGAAGGTGATGGAAGACGGCGCGCGCTGA
- the grxD gene encoding Grx4 family monothiol glutaredoxin codes for MTAQDQIKQTIEGNDVVLFMKGTKDMPQCGFSSRVAGVLNFMGVEFADINVLEDEGIRQGIKDFSDWPTIPQLYVKGEFVGGCDIVTEMTLSGELDQLLEDKGVDYSKEAADKIRAANA; via the coding sequence ATGACCGCCCAGGACCAGATCAAGCAGACCATCGAAGGCAACGACGTCGTCCTGTTCATGAAGGGCACCAAGGACATGCCGCAATGCGGCTTTTCCAGCCGCGTGGCCGGCGTGCTCAACTTCATGGGGGTCGAGTTCGCCGATATCAACGTGCTCGAGGACGAAGGCATCCGCCAAGGCATCAAGGACTTTTCCGACTGGCCGACGATCCCGCAGCTCTACGTCAAGGGCGAGTTCGTGGGCGGCTGCGACATCGTCACCGAGATGACGCTTTCGGGCGAGCTCGATCAGTTGCTCGAGGACAAGGGGGTGGACTACTCGAAGGAGGCCGCCGACAAGATCCGCGCCGCCAACGCCTGA
- a CDS encoding BolA/IbaG family iron-sulfur metabolism protein: MAISPEEIETLIRAKFPEARITITDIAGDGNHYAAEVIDASFRGMNRVQQQRAVYAALKDKMAGSQGALHALALTTKAPD; this comes from the coding sequence ATGGCCATCTCGCCCGAAGAGATCGAAACCCTGATCCGCGCGAAATTCCCCGAGGCGCGGATCACCATCACCGACATCGCCGGCGACGGGAACCACTATGCGGCCGAGGTGATCGACGCGAGCTTCCGCGGCATGAACCGCGTCCAGCAGCAACGCGCGGTCTATGCCGCCCTGAAGGACAAGATGGCCGGCAGCCAGGGGGCCCTGCACGCCCTGGCGCTGACGACGAAGGCGCCGGATTGA
- a CDS encoding GNAT family N-acetyltransferase, translated as MTQSIRIATAADFSFIHAVAGRPDYARFVVDEDDDALAAHLASPDRTLVVWQPDGTPEGFALFCELDNPAGRTELRRLALAQTDRGRGRPFLDALIGYAFDALGVRRIWLDVAGDNVRAQTLYRRAGFTCEGTLRRHWRRPAGDIADLMLFGLLREEWPS; from the coding sequence ATGACGCAGAGTATCCGCATCGCGACCGCTGCCGACTTTTCCTTCATCCACGCGGTCGCCGGTCGCCCGGACTACGCACGTTTCGTGGTAGACGAAGACGACGATGCCCTCGCGGCGCATCTGGCCAGCCCGGACCGCACGCTCGTCGTCTGGCAACCGGACGGCACGCCCGAGGGCTTCGCGCTGTTCTGCGAACTCGACAACCCGGCCGGCCGCACCGAGCTGCGCCGGCTTGCCCTCGCACAGACCGACCGGGGGCGCGGGCGGCCCTTTCTCGACGCGCTGATCGGCTATGCCTTCGACGCCCTCGGCGTGAGGCGAATCTGGCTCGACGTGGCCGGCGACAATGTTCGCGCCCAGACGCTCTACCGGCGCGCCGGATTCACCTGCGAGGGTACCTTGCGGCGCCATTGGCGCCGCCCGGCGGGCGATATCGCCGACCTGATGCTGTTCGGCCTGCTGCGCGAAGAGTGGCCGTCCTGA
- the purL gene encoding phosphoribosylformylglycinamidine synthase subunit PurL, with protein sequence MQEPAITDELIEAHGLKPEEYAEILRLLNRGPTFTELGIFSAMWNEHCSYKSSKRWLRTLPTEGPQVICGPGENAGVVDIGDGQAVVFKMESHNHPSYIEPYQGAATGVGGILRDVFTMGARPVAAMNALSFGEVSHPKTRQLVHGVVEGIGGYGNCFGVPTVGGEVRFHPACNGNCLVNAFAAGLADADSIFYSAASGVGMPVVYLGAKTGRDGVGGATMASAEFDEGIEEKRPTVQVGDPFTEKRLMEACLELMASGAVISIQDMGAAGLTCSAVEMGDKGGLGIRLDLDRVPCREANMTAYEMMLSESQERMLMVLRPEKEDEAKAIFDKWDLDFAIVGETIDEDRFVIEHKGRTWADLPLKALSGNAPAYDRPWVATPAAAPIEDVPGIDPIDGLKALIGHPDHGSKHWVYEQYDTQVMADTVRRPGLGAGVIRVHGTDKALAFTADVNPCYVRANPVEGGKQAVAEAYRNLSAVGARPLAATDNLNFGNPEKPEIMGQLVGAIEGIGAACRALDMPIVSGNVSLYNETDGQPILPTPTIGAVGLLDHLDDLIGGQPEAGHIAMVLGETDGHLGQSALLRKVFNREDGDAPHVDLDAERAHGAFLRANRALIAAATDLSDGGLALAAFEMAEAAGIGVTLDFADTPLLFGEDQARYLIAASFDSAEALMVEAGKAGVPLLCVGRFGGDMVDFDGAAASLAELSSLYRGAFADAVG encoded by the coding sequence ATGCAGGAACCGGCGATCACCGACGAGCTGATCGAGGCACACGGGCTGAAACCGGAGGAATATGCCGAGATCCTGAGGCTGTTGAACCGCGGTCCGACCTTCACCGAACTCGGCATCTTTTCGGCAATGTGGAACGAGCATTGTTCCTACAAGTCGTCCAAGAGATGGCTGCGCACCCTGCCGACCGAAGGGCCCCAGGTCATCTGCGGCCCCGGAGAGAACGCGGGCGTCGTCGATATCGGCGACGGGCAGGCCGTGGTGTTCAAGATGGAGAGCCACAACCACCCAAGTTACATCGAGCCCTACCAGGGCGCGGCGACGGGCGTGGGCGGTATCCTGCGCGACGTCTTCACGATGGGGGCGCGGCCCGTCGCGGCGATGAACGCGCTGAGTTTCGGCGAGGTGAGCCATCCCAAGACGCGGCAACTGGTGCATGGCGTGGTCGAGGGGATCGGCGGGTACGGCAACTGCTTCGGCGTGCCGACCGTGGGCGGCGAGGTCCGTTTCCACCCCGCCTGTAACGGCAACTGCCTGGTCAACGCCTTCGCCGCCGGTCTGGCCGATGCGGACAGCATTTTCTACTCGGCGGCCTCCGGCGTCGGCATGCCGGTCGTCTATCTCGGCGCCAAGACCGGCCGCGACGGCGTGGGCGGCGCCACGATGGCCTCGGCCGAATTCGACGAGGGCATCGAGGAGAAACGCCCCACGGTGCAGGTCGGCGACCCCTTCACCGAGAAGCGCCTGATGGAGGCCTGCCTGGAACTCATGGCCTCGGGTGCGGTGATTTCGATCCAGGACATGGGGGCCGCGGGGCTGACCTGCTCGGCGGTCGAGATGGGCGACAAGGGGGGGCTGGGCATCCGGCTCGACCTCGACCGCGTGCCCTGCCGCGAGGCAAACATGACCGCCTACGAGATGATGCTCTCGGAATCGCAGGAACGCATGCTGATGGTGTTGCGGCCCGAGAAGGAGGACGAAGCCAAGGCGATCTTCGACAAGTGGGATCTCGACTTCGCCATCGTGGGCGAGACCATCGACGAGGACCGCTTCGTCATAGAGCACAAGGGGCGCACCTGGGCCGACCTGCCGCTCAAGGCGCTCTCGGGCAACGCGCCGGCATACGACCGCCCCTGGGTCGCGACGCCCGCAGCCGCACCGATCGAGGACGTGCCCGGCATCGACCCCATCGATGGGCTCAAGGCGCTGATCGGCCACCCCGATCACGGGTCTAAACACTGGGTCTACGAGCAATACGATACCCAGGTCATGGCCGACACCGTCCGCAGACCCGGCCTAGGCGCGGGCGTGATCCGCGTGCACGGCACCGACAAGGCGCTGGCCTTCACCGCCGACGTGAATCCCTGCTACGTCCGGGCCAACCCCGTCGAAGGTGGCAAGCAGGCGGTGGCCGAGGCCTACCGCAACCTCAGCGCGGTGGGCGCGCGCCCGCTCGCCGCCACCGACAACCTAAATTTCGGGAACCCCGAAAAGCCCGAGATCATGGGCCAGCTCGTCGGGGCGATCGAAGGCATCGGCGCGGCGTGCCGGGCGCTCGACATGCCCATCGTGTCGGGCAACGTCTCGCTCTACAACGAAACCGACGGCCAGCCGATCCTGCCCACGCCGACCATCGGGGCGGTCGGCCTGCTCGACCATCTCGACGACCTGATCGGCGGCCAGCCGGAGGCCGGTCATATCGCGATGGTTCTGGGCGAAACGGACGGACATCTCGGCCAATCGGCCCTGCTGCGCAAGGTGTTCAACCGCGAGGACGGCGACGCGCCCCATGTCGACCTCGACGCCGAACGCGCCCATGGGGCGTTTCTCCGCGCGAACCGCGCGCTGATCGCGGCGGCGACCGACCTGTCCGACGGCGGTCTCGCGCTGGCCGCCTTCGAGATGGCCGAGGCCGCGGGCATCGGCGTGACCCTCGATTTCGCCGACACGCCCCTTCTCTTCGGTGAGGACCAGGCGCGCTACCTCATCGCCGCGAGCTTCGATTCGGCCGAGGCGCTGATGGTCGAGGCCGGAAAGGCGGGCGTCCCGCTGCTCTGCGTCGGGCGGTTCGGCGGCGACATGGTCGATTTCGACGGCGCGGCCGCGTCCCTGGCGGAACTGTCGTCGCTCTACCGTGGCGCCTTCGCCGACGCGGTGGGGTGA
- a CDS encoding lytic transglycosylase domain-containing protein, producing the protein MRSRAFFLPFLAFLAAACLPPAALAAPCGTSSAGFAAWKQTFADEARRAGVGQRGLAALAATQYAQRTINADRNQRSFKLSYAQFCQKRGCDVIVQQGRQRKAQNPAFYAALERAYGVPAGVLIAIHGMETGFGGFMGDANVLNATATLAYDCRRPDFFTPHLIGALKMIDRGMMSPGSIGAMHGELGHTQFLPGNALKYGRDGNGDGRVDLGNVVDALASTANYLRQKGWRPGQPYQPGTRNYEVLGEWNAASVYQRALAEMGARIDG; encoded by the coding sequence ATGCGTTCGCGTGCGTTTTTTCTTCCGTTTCTCGCGTTTCTCGCCGCGGCCTGCCTCCCGCCGGCGGCTCTCGCCGCGCCCTGCGGGACCTCTTCCGCCGGATTTGCGGCCTGGAAGCAGACCTTCGCGGACGAAGCCCGCCGCGCCGGCGTGGGCCAGCGCGGCCTCGCGGCGCTGGCCGCCACACAATACGCGCAGCGCACCATCAATGCCGACCGCAACCAGCGCAGCTTCAAGCTGAGTTACGCCCAGTTTTGCCAGAAGCGCGGCTGCGACGTGATCGTGCAGCAGGGACGCCAGCGCAAGGCGCAGAACCCCGCCTTCTACGCCGCGCTCGAACGGGCCTATGGCGTGCCCGCAGGCGTCCTGATCGCGATTCACGGCATGGAAACCGGCTTCGGCGGCTTCATGGGCGACGCCAACGTCCTGAACGCCACGGCCACGCTTGCCTATGACTGCCGGCGGCCGGATTTCTTCACCCCGCACCTGATCGGGGCGCTGAAGATGATCGACCGGGGCATGATGTCGCCGGGCAGCATCGGCGCGATGCATGGCGAGCTTGGCCATACCCAGTTCCTGCCGGGCAACGCCCTGAAATATGGCCGTGACGGCAACGGCGACGGGCGGGTCGACCTGGGCAACGTGGTGGACGCGCTGGCCTCGACGGCGAACTACCTGCGCCAGAAGGGCTGGCGGCCCGGACAGCCCTACCAGCCCGGCACCCGAAACTACGAGGTGCTTGGCGAGTGGAACGCGGCCAGCGTCTATCAGCGCGCCCTGGCCGAGATGGGCGCGCGCATCGACGGCTGA
- a CDS encoding indolepyruvate ferredoxin oxidoreductase family protein, with amino-acid sequence MTRQDISLHDRYDLSKSPVLLNGTQALVRLMLMQKARDRSAGLNTAGYVTGYRGSPLGAVDMQLARAKADLEAANVVFQPGLNEDLAATALWGTQQAELRGEGKYDGVFGLWYGKGPGVDRSGDVMRHANMAGTSPNGGVLMAMGDDHTGESSTTCHQSDWAMVDAYMPVLSPAGVQEILDYGLYGYQLSRYAGVWAGLKLMKDTVEVTSVVDGRPDRMSFVTPEFQMPEGGLNIRLNDHWVPQEARMIDYKRFAAEAFAHANRIDKRLWGKPGAKIGLVAAGKNWLDLVSALGLLGIDAAEAERLGLTCYKVGQTFPLDMKGFADFAEGLDLIVCVEEKRKLIEVQAKEAIFHDRRGRRIYGWKNDRDEELFPTRYALDPIMIAERLGEILIEEERGSEALEAALSRIREARRADNAEDLAARLPYFCAGCPHNTSTKLPEGSRAYAGIGCHIMALWMDRETSGYTHMGAEGANWIGEAPFSTRPHVFQNLGDGTYNHSGRLAIHAAIAAGTNITYKILYNDAVAMTGGQGNDGGLGPEQIVAELLAAGVRRVDVVYDEKEDLDPRSFPKGVACRPRAELMQVQDELQKLEGVTAIVYVQTCAAEKRRRRKKGAFPDPDTRVFINTDVCEGCGDCGVQSNCVAIVPVETELDRKRAIDQSACNKDFSCLKGFCPSFVTLKGAAVRKEASVEIEIGDLPVPELPPIDGTFNVVITGVGGTGAVTIGAVLAMAAHVDGKGAGMMEMAGLAQKGGAVHIHCRIAGTPADIGAIRVATGEADAVIGGDLVVTAGANTIGLMTSGRTGAVVNSHDIVTGAFTRDPEFRVPSDRLRLSLERRLKDRVQFLDTTELSRRLMGDTIFANMIVAGAAWQRGLLPLSLDAITRAIELNGAAVAGNKRAFEIGRWAAESPEAAARVIACETVEKPKTLAEKIAFREAQLRDYQSARLARRYRKLVDRAEDPRLREAIAKGYHKLLAYKDEYEVARLHLATAEKARAEFSGDFEVTYLLAPPFLGGKGPDGRPRKRRFGPWMGHAFKALAAMRRLRGTPVDPFGWQAERRRERAAIRRYEADTREVLDTVRPETRDAAVALAELPLKVRGFGPVKRTAEDEAEARRAELLATIRSGGAGLRAAAE; translated from the coding sequence ATGACCCGACAGGACATAAGCCTGCACGATCGCTACGATCTTTCCAAATCTCCGGTGCTGCTCAATGGCACCCAGGCGCTGGTGCGCCTGATGCTGATGCAAAAGGCGCGCGACCGTTCCGCGGGGCTGAACACCGCCGGCTACGTCACCGGCTATCGCGGCTCGCCGCTCGGCGCGGTCGACATGCAGCTGGCCCGCGCGAAGGCCGATCTCGAGGCCGCGAACGTCGTCTTCCAGCCGGGGCTCAATGAGGACCTCGCGGCGACGGCGCTCTGGGGCACCCAACAGGCCGAACTACGCGGCGAAGGCAAGTATGACGGCGTGTTCGGCCTCTGGTACGGCAAGGGGCCGGGGGTCGATCGCTCGGGCGACGTGATGCGCCACGCCAACATGGCGGGCACCTCGCCCAACGGCGGCGTGCTGATGGCAATGGGCGACGACCATACCGGCGAATCTTCCACCACCTGCCACCAGTCGGACTGGGCGATGGTCGATGCCTACATGCCGGTGCTATCGCCCGCGGGCGTACAGGAAATTCTCGATTACGGGCTCTACGGCTATCAACTCTCGCGTTATGCGGGCGTCTGGGCCGGGCTCAAGCTGATGAAGGACACCGTCGAGGTCACCTCCGTGGTCGATGGCCGGCCCGACCGCATGTCCTTCGTCACACCCGAGTTCCAGATGCCCGAGGGTGGGCTGAACATCCGGCTGAACGATCACTGGGTGCCGCAGGAGGCGCGCATGATCGATTACAAGAGGTTCGCCGCCGAAGCCTTTGCCCACGCGAACAGGATCGACAAGCGGCTCTGGGGGAAACCCGGCGCCAAGATCGGGCTGGTGGCGGCCGGCAAGAACTGGCTCGACCTCGTCAGCGCGCTGGGGCTGCTCGGCATCGACGCGGCCGAGGCCGAGCGCCTGGGCCTCACCTGCTACAAGGTGGGCCAGACCTTCCCGCTCGACATGAAGGGATTCGCGGACTTCGCGGAGGGTCTCGACCTGATCGTCTGCGTGGAGGAGAAGCGCAAGCTGATCGAGGTGCAGGCCAAGGAGGCGATCTTCCACGACCGGCGCGGCCGTCGCATTTACGGCTGGAAGAACGACCGGGATGAGGAACTCTTCCCCACTCGCTACGCGCTCGACCCCATCATGATCGCCGAGAGGCTGGGCGAGATCCTCATCGAAGAGGAGCGCGGCTCGGAGGCGCTGGAGGCCGCGCTATCGCGCATCCGCGAGGCGCGCCGGGCCGACAATGCCGAGGACCTGGCCGCGCGCCTGCCCTATTTCTGCGCAGGCTGCCCGCATAACACCTCAACCAAGTTGCCCGAAGGCAGCCGCGCCTATGCAGGGATCGGCTGCCACATCATGGCGCTGTGGATGGACCGCGAAACCAGCGGCTACACCCATATGGGGGCCGAGGGCGCGAACTGGATCGGCGAAGCGCCGTTCTCGACCCGGCCGCACGTTTTCCAGAACCTCGGCGACGGCACCTACAACCATTCGGGCCGGCTCGCGATCCATGCTGCCATCGCGGCCGGCACCAACATCACCTACAAGATCCTCTACAATGACGCCGTGGCGATGACCGGCGGCCAGGGCAACGATGGCGGGCTCGGCCCCGAGCAAATCGTCGCCGAACTGCTGGCCGCCGGGGTCCGGCGCGTGGACGTGGTCTATGACGAGAAGGAAGATCTCGACCCGCGCAGTTTCCCGAAAGGCGTCGCCTGCCGCCCGCGCGCGGAGCTGATGCAGGTGCAGGACGAGTTGCAGAAACTGGAGGGCGTGACCGCCATCGTCTACGTCCAGACCTGCGCCGCCGAGAAACGCCGCCGCCGCAAAAAGGGCGCCTTCCCCGACCCCGACACGCGCGTCTTCATCAATACCGATGTCTGCGAGGGCTGCGGCGATTGCGGGGTGCAGTCGAACTGCGTGGCCATCGTGCCGGTGGAAACGGAGCTTGACCGCAAGCGGGCCATCGACCAGTCCGCCTGCAACAAGGATTTCTCCTGCCTCAAGGGGTTCTGCCCGTCCTTCGTCACGCTGAAGGGCGCGGCGGTGCGCAAGGAAGCGTCGGTGGAGATCGAGATCGGCGATCTGCCCGTGCCGGAATTGCCGCCCATCGACGGCACGTTCAACGTGGTCATCACCGGTGTCGGCGGCACCGGGGCGGTGACCATCGGCGCAGTCCTCGCGATGGCCGCCCATGTCGACGGCAAGGGGGCGGGGATGATGGAGATGGCCGGCCTTGCCCAGAAGGGCGGCGCAGTGCACATCCATTGCCGGATCGCCGGGACACCGGCGGATATCGGCGCGATTCGGGTGGCCACCGGCGAGGCCGACGCGGTGATCGGCGGCGATCTCGTGGTCACGGCCGGGGCCAATACCATCGGGCTGATGACCAGCGGGCGCACGGGGGCCGTGGTCAATTCCCACGACATCGTCACCGGCGCCTTCACCCGCGACCCGGAGTTCCGGGTGCCGTCGGACCGGCTGAGGTTGAGCCTCGAACGCCGTCTGAAGGACCGCGTTCAGTTCCTCGATACGACGGAACTGTCGCGCCGTCTCATGGGCGACACGATCTTCGCCAACATGATCGTCGCCGGCGCGGCCTGGCAGCGCGGGCTCCTGCCGCTGTCGCTCGATGCGATCACCCGCGCGATAGAGTTGAACGGCGCGGCGGTCGCGGGCAACAAACGCGCCTTCGAGATCGGGCGCTGGGCGGCCGAGAGCCCCGAGGCCGCGGCACGGGTCATCGCTTGCGAAACCGTGGAGAAGCCGAAGACGCTGGCCGAGAAGATCGCCTTCCGCGAGGCGCAGCTGCGCGATTACCAGTCTGCCCGGCTGGCCCGCCGCTACCGCAAGCTGGTGGACCGTGCCGAGGACCCGCGGCTTCGCGAAGCCATCGCGAAAGGTTACCACAAGCTGCTGGCCTATAAGGACGAATACGAAGTCGCAAGGCTTCACCTGGCAACCGCCGAAAAGGCGCGGGCCGAGTTCTCGGGGGATTTCGAGGTCACCTACCTGCTGGCGCCGCCCTTCCTTGGCGGCAAGGGTCCGGACGGGCGGCCCAGAAAGCGCCGCTTCGGGCCGTGGATGGGCCATGCATTCAAGGCGCTCGCGGCGATGCGGCGCCTGCGGGGCACGCCGGTCGACCCGTTCGGCTGGCAGGCCGAGCGGCGGCGCGAGCGCGCGGCGATCCGACGGTATGAGGCGGACACGCGCGAGGTGCTGGACACGGTGCGCCCCGAAACGCGCGACGCTGCCGTGGCCTTGGCCGAGCTGCCGCTGAAGGTCCGGGGCTTCGGCCCGGTGAAGCGGACCGCGGAGGACGAGGCCGAAGCCCGGCGCGCAGAACTGCTGGCGACAATCCGCTCGGGCGGCGCGGGCCTTCGGGCGGCGGCGGAATAG
- a CDS encoding LysR family transcriptional regulator → MDWDKLRIFHAVADAGSLTHAGETLHLSQSAVSRQIRALEEALGSTLFHRHARGLILTEQGELLFDASSAMSKRLEAAVARIRDSVEEVFGELRVTTTTGFGSLWLAKRLPMLYERYPELKIDLMLEENVLDLPMREADVAIRMKEPSQADLIRLRLMSVRMRLYATQPYLDAHGTPATMDDLGTHRLICQNTSSTQVSAGARLVRELMTHDIRSTLTVNNYFGVLQAVLNGLGIGVLPDYVTEDHPQLVRVLDTVESNEVPVFLAYPEELRASRRIAAFREFITEQITQKRQREKDTSRL, encoded by the coding sequence ATGGATTGGGACAAGCTCAGGATCTTTCATGCCGTGGCGGATGCCGGGAGCCTGACCCATGCCGGCGAAACCTTGCACCTGTCGCAATCCGCCGTTTCGCGCCAGATTCGCGCCCTTGAAGAGGCGTTGGGCTCGACGCTTTTCCACCGCCACGCGCGCGGGCTGATTCTCACCGAGCAGGGCGAACTTCTGTTCGATGCCTCCAGCGCCATGAGCAAGCGGCTGGAGGCGGCGGTGGCGCGCATCCGCGACAGCGTGGAAGAGGTCTTCGGCGAGTTGCGGGTGACCACGACCACCGGCTTCGGCTCGCTATGGCTGGCCAAGCGCCTGCCCATGCTCTACGAGCGCTACCCCGAGCTCAAGATCGACCTGATGCTCGAGGAGAACGTGCTCGACCTGCCGATGCGCGAGGCCGATGTCGCGATCCGCATGAAGGAACCCAGCCAAGCGGATCTGATCCGGCTGCGCCTGATGAGCGTCAGGATGCGGCTTTACGCAACGCAGCCCTACCTGGACGCGCATGGCACGCCCGCCACGATGGACGATCTCGGCACGCATCGCCTGATCTGCCAGAACACAAGTTCGACCCAGGTCAGCGCAGGCGCGCGCCTAGTCCGCGAACTGATGACCCACGATATCCGGTCGACGCTGACCGTGAACAACTATTTCGGCGTGCTGCAGGCGGTGCTGAACGGGCTGGGGATCGGGGTGCTGCCGGACTACGTGACCGAGGATCATCCCCAGCTTGTGCGCGTCCTCGACACCGTCGAGTCGAATGAGGTGCCTGTCTTCCTAGCCTACCCGGAAGAACTGCGTGCCTCGCGCCGGATCGCGGCGTTCCGTGAGTTCATCACAGAGCAGATCACGCAGAAGCGGCAGCGCGAGAAGGACACGTCAAGATTGTGA